A genome region from Armatimonadota bacterium includes the following:
- a CDS encoding GGDEF domain-containing protein: protein MISESDRQRRMTHGLLTATAGLLLALAIACTLGHLSPRPPAPGQCVLALVVTVVVQGILGVAVRRRWACVLRRDRHFVYGPMVAATGLLILYVYTVPSMRAALLMAWLAAPVFLAGLVGFAGVFGLSALMAAGYLGMVGLLARQGHPVAVTGEAATVAVFLLINAYSGVVFERLRRQREERKALRARLAELAITDPLTGLYNRRHFEEILRAELARIRRYGGCCSVAMIDLDFFKAYNDSLGHLVGDALLRELAALLRAHLRTSDVLARYGGEEFALIMVNTAKADAVEVLERLRAVVEQYPFRGGRVQPQGRLTVSVGIASCPEDGYEYDQLMQVADGALYAAKRLGRNQVRAALSG from the coding sequence ATGATCAGCGAATCCGACAGGCAACGCCGCATGACCCACGGCCTGCTCACGGCCACCGCCGGGCTGCTGCTGGCGCTGGCCATTGCCTGCACCCTGGGCCACCTGAGCCCGCGCCCGCCGGCACCCGGCCAGTGCGTCCTGGCCCTGGTGGTCACCGTGGTCGTGCAGGGGATCCTGGGGGTGGCGGTGCGCCGGCGGTGGGCCTGCGTTCTGCGGCGGGACAGGCACTTCGTGTACGGGCCGATGGTCGCGGCCACCGGGCTGCTCATCCTCTACGTCTACACGGTCCCGTCCATGCGGGCGGCGCTCCTGATGGCCTGGCTGGCCGCGCCCGTCTTCCTGGCGGGGTTGGTGGGCTTCGCGGGGGTGTTCGGCCTGTCGGCGCTCATGGCGGCGGGCTACCTGGGCATGGTGGGGCTGCTGGCCCGCCAGGGCCACCCCGTGGCGGTGACCGGAGAGGCCGCGACGGTGGCCGTGTTCCTGCTGATCAATGCCTACTCGGGGGTGGTGTTCGAGCGCCTGCGGCGCCAGCGGGAGGAGCGCAAGGCCCTGCGGGCCCGCCTGGCGGAACTGGCCATCACCGATCCTCTGACGGGCCTGTACAACCGCCGTCACTTCGAGGAGATCCTGCGCGCCGAGCTGGCGCGCATCCGGCGGTACGGCGGATGCTGTTCGGTGGCCATGATCGACCTGGACTTCTTCAAGGCCTACAACGACAGTCTGGGCCACCTGGTCGGCGACGCCCTGCTGCGCGAGCTGGCAGCGCTGCTGCGGGCCCACCTGCGGACCAGCGACGTGCTGGCGCGGTACGGCGGTGAGGAGTTCGCGCTGATCATGGTCAACACTGCCAAAGCTGACGCCGTGGAGGTCCTGGAGAGGCTGCGCGCGGTGGTGGAGCAGTACCCCTTCCGGGGCGGCCGGGTCCAGCCCCAGGGCCGCCTCACGGTGAGCGTGGGGATCGCCTCCTGTCCCGAGGACGGCTACGAGTACGACCAGCTGATGCAGGTGGCCGACGGTGCCCTCTACGCCGCCAAGCGCCTGGGTCGCAACCAGGTCCGCGCCGCCCTGTCGGGTTGA
- the sfsA gene encoding DNA/RNA nuclease SfsA, translating into MRVVSRANRFAVWARAGGRRLYLHLPNPGRMTELLRPGAAGLAHLRGGGEKRTRGVLLLVRHRGRWVGMDARLPNALCAAALRAGLLPNLRHYHRWRAEVRRGDSRFDFVGEGPRGHVVVEAKSCNLVSGGVALFPDAPTARGARHLLDLARMARRGARAVVVWFVQRDDASVLRPYEEADPQFARAARAAARAGVRFYAFTCRMSPAGATVLRRIPVRLGRVRAAR; encoded by the coding sequence GTGCGCGTGGTCAGCCGGGCCAACCGTTTTGCCGTCTGGGCCCGCGCCGGCGGGCGGCGTCTGTACCTGCACCTGCCCAACCCGGGTCGGATGACCGAGCTGCTCCGGCCCGGGGCGGCCGGGCTGGCGCACCTGCGCGGAGGCGGGGAGAAGCGCACGCGGGGCGTGCTGCTGCTGGTCCGCCACCGCGGCCGATGGGTGGGGATGGACGCGCGGCTGCCCAACGCCCTCTGTGCGGCGGCGCTGCGGGCCGGTCTCCTCCCGAACCTTCGCCATTACCACCGGTGGCGGGCCGAGGTGCGGAGAGGGGACAGCCGGTTTGACTTCGTGGGCGAGGGCCCGCGCGGCCATGTGGTGGTGGAGGCCAAATCCTGCAACCTGGTGTCCGGCGGGGTCGCGCTGTTTCCCGATGCCCCCACCGCGCGCGGGGCGCGCCACCTGCTGGACCTGGCCCGGATGGCCCGGCGGGGGGCGCGGGCGGTCGTGGTGTGGTTCGTCCAGAGGGACGACGCCTCGGTCCTGCGCCCTTATGAGGAGGCCGACCCGCAGTTCGCGCGGGCGGCGCGGGCGGCGGCCCGGGCCGGCGTGCGGTTCTACGCGTTCACCTGCCGGATGTCTCCGGCCGGTGCGACCGTCCTCCGCCGCATCCCGGTGCGGCTGGGCCGGGTGCGGGCGGCGCGTTGA
- the selB gene encoding selenocysteine-specific translation elongation factor has product MRRLYVAGTAGHIDHGKSALVRALTGTDPDRLEEEKRRGMTIDLGFAHLDLPSGRRVGIVDVPGHERLIRTMVAGATGIDVVLLVVAADEGVMPQTREHLDILRFLPVRRGVVVLTKVDLVSDPAWLQLVADDVRALVRGTFLEGAPVVSVSSRTGQGIADLIRTLDVLLDEVPERPADAPARLPIDRAFVMPGFGTVVTGTLWSGRIVPGDVLELLPAGLPVRVRGVQSHGVPVPAGVAGSRVAVNLSGVEADQVERGHVLASVGVFRPTTLVDARVRLLPAASPLPHMARIRMYVGADEAIGRLRLLDRPHLEPGQEAVAQIQLESPVVVADGDPFVLRRYSPLATLGGGEILGAHPPRRRRGAASVAAIEQAASAGLDGKVEAAVAASGPAGTTPEDLARALTASRSQVEEATASLQAAGSLLMIRGRLFHREAVRSTSDRILQALEAFHRAHPWRAGMPKDELKTVAFPSGDDRLYAHVLADLATSEQVQEIGGLVRRAEFRPAVSAEEAAVRGRIEAALLRERFAPPGRDELAREVGGGSVFERMLQALRDEGVVVEVAPGMHFHRQALEEIRAIVADEVSKSGSVTVASLRDRLQTSRKYALAVLEYFDTIRVTRRLGDARVLLDRAPASGGRP; this is encoded by the coding sequence ATGCGCCGGCTGTACGTGGCCGGCACGGCCGGCCACATCGACCACGGCAAGAGCGCCCTCGTCCGGGCGCTCACCGGTACCGACCCCGACCGCCTGGAAGAGGAGAAGCGGCGGGGGATGACCATCGACCTGGGGTTCGCCCACCTGGACCTGCCCAGCGGGCGCCGTGTGGGCATCGTGGACGTCCCCGGCCACGAGCGGCTGATCCGGACCATGGTGGCCGGAGCCACCGGCATCGACGTGGTCCTGCTGGTGGTCGCCGCAGACGAAGGCGTGATGCCCCAGACCCGGGAGCACCTGGACATCCTGCGCTTCCTGCCGGTGCGCCGCGGCGTGGTGGTGCTGACCAAGGTGGACCTGGTCTCCGACCCGGCCTGGCTGCAGCTGGTCGCCGACGATGTCCGGGCCCTGGTCCGCGGGACGTTCCTGGAGGGCGCGCCGGTGGTCAGCGTCTCCTCCCGCACCGGGCAGGGCATTGCCGACCTGATCCGCACCCTGGATGTCCTGCTGGATGAGGTGCCCGAGCGGCCTGCCGATGCGCCGGCGCGGCTGCCCATCGACCGGGCGTTCGTCATGCCGGGGTTCGGGACCGTGGTGACGGGCACCCTGTGGAGCGGCCGCATCGTCCCCGGAGACGTCCTGGAGCTGCTGCCCGCCGGCCTGCCGGTGCGGGTGCGGGGCGTGCAGTCCCACGGGGTGCCCGTGCCCGCCGGGGTGGCGGGGTCGCGGGTAGCCGTCAACCTGTCGGGGGTCGAGGCCGACCAGGTCGAGCGCGGCCACGTCCTGGCGTCTGTCGGCGTGTTCCGTCCCACCACGCTGGTGGACGCCCGGGTGCGCCTGCTGCCCGCAGCGTCTCCCCTGCCTCATATGGCCCGCATCCGGATGTACGTGGGCGCCGACGAGGCCATCGGCCGCCTGCGGCTGCTGGACCGGCCGCACCTGGAGCCCGGACAGGAGGCAGTCGCCCAGATCCAGCTGGAGTCCCCGGTGGTGGTGGCCGACGGCGACCCCTTCGTGCTGCGGCGATACTCCCCTCTGGCCACCCTGGGAGGCGGGGAGATTCTGGGAGCCCACCCGCCTCGCCGGCGGCGGGGAGCGGCCAGCGTGGCGGCCATCGAACAGGCGGCATCTGCGGGACTGGACGGGAAGGTGGAAGCCGCCGTGGCGGCGAGCGGGCCGGCCGGGACGACCCCGGAGGACCTCGCCCGGGCCCTGACGGCGTCCCGGTCGCAGGTGGAGGAGGCTACGGCGTCCCTGCAGGCCGCCGGGAGCCTGCTGATGATCCGGGGGCGGCTGTTCCACCGGGAGGCCGTGCGCTCGACATCCGACAGGATCCTGCAGGCGCTGGAGGCCTTCCACCGCGCGCACCCCTGGCGCGCCGGTATGCCCAAAGACGAGTTGAAGACCGTGGCCTTCCCCTCCGGGGACGACCGCCTCTATGCGCACGTTCTGGCGGACCTGGCGACGTCGGAACAGGTCCAGGAGATCGGGGGACTGGTCCGGCGCGCAGAGTTCAGGCCGGCCGTGTCGGCGGAGGAGGCAGCCGTGCGCGGCCGCATCGAGGCGGCGCTGCTCCGGGAGCGGTTTGCGCCGCCCGGCAGGGACGAGCTGGCCCGGGAGGTCGGCGGCGGCTCTGTGTTCGAGCGGATGCTCCAGGCCCTGCGGGATGAGGGCGTCGTGGTGGAGGTGGCTCCGGGGATGCACTTTCACCGCCAGGCCCTGGAGGAGATCCGGGCCATCGTGGCCGACGAGGTGTCGAAGTCGGGCAGCGTGACCGTGGCCTCCCTGCGGGACCGCCTGCAGACCAGCCGGAAGTACGCGCTGGCCGTCCTGGAGTACTTCGACACCATCCGCGTCACCCGGCGGCTGGGAGACGCCCGGGTCCTGCTGGACCGCGCGCCGGCGTCGGGCGGCCGCCCCTGA
- a CDS encoding inorganic diphosphatase: MIVDAFVEIPKGSRNKYEYDPLRNRIRLDRVLYSPLHYPADYGFIVDTLAEDGDHLDVLIATYEPTFPGCLVPVRPVGVLDMVDEKGRDQKILAVPAGDPRFAEVVELAQLPPHFLAEIEHFFTVYKTLERKPTEVLGWSGRPDAERTIHDAQNRFRSRAAPVPTARARTRARSRRRPR, from the coding sequence GTGATCGTGGATGCCTTCGTGGAGATCCCCAAAGGCAGCCGGAACAAGTACGAGTACGATCCCCTGCGGAACCGCATCCGTCTGGACCGGGTCCTGTACTCGCCGCTCCACTACCCGGCCGACTACGGCTTCATCGTGGACACCCTGGCCGAGGACGGCGACCACCTGGACGTGCTCATCGCCACCTACGAGCCCACCTTCCCCGGTTGCCTGGTGCCCGTCAGGCCGGTGGGCGTCCTGGACATGGTGGACGAGAAGGGGCGGGACCAGAAGATCCTGGCCGTCCCGGCGGGGGATCCGCGGTTCGCCGAGGTGGTCGAGCTGGCCCAGCTGCCCCCTCACTTCCTGGCCGAGATCGAGCACTTCTTCACGGTGTACAAGACGCTGGAGCGCAAGCCGACGGAGGTCCTGGGCTGGTCGGGGCGCCCGGATGCCGAGCGGACGATCCACGACGCCCAGAACAGGTTCCGGTCCCGGGCCGCCCCGGTCCCGACAGCGCGCGCGCGGACCCGCGCCCGGAGCCGGCGGAGGCCGCGATAG